Proteins found in one Silurus meridionalis isolate SWU-2019-XX unplaced genomic scaffold, ASM1480568v1 Scaffold404, whole genome shotgun sequence genomic segment:
- the LOC124382465 gene encoding uncharacterized protein LOC124382465, translated as MDTASGELTRSMATRLNGTSPGVNTVWFRFIDNIPVIGMVKEAVELVFTLYEGNEAVVKEKKEVIKNSVGIQSTEGAAGAAATPEVSGLKNVTDVTKQHIKECVLKESEGELKLTPEEQKESEKKLLDMCEKIRLIDTDYQMDKKVDKELYKDVRKTKRGAHVFNNDLLKFHHKVLQKFIKKYQIFNLQGYNKEEIEEFSSHTLSQETTMEIQRNMVVHFDHEDLYINTNGVLYGTFQEELCDALLNVLGHINPEDVTEADKERLNDVINYMNRLEIYVDQIAKEKWIGTQMNHR; from the exons ATGGACACTGCCTCTGGGGAATTGACTCGGTCCATGGCCACTAGGCTCAATGGCACTAGTCCTGGAGTGAATACTGTGTGGTTCAGATTCATTGATAATATTCCAGTCATCGGGATGGTAAAGGAAGCAGTGGAGTTGGTGTTCACTCTGTACGAAGGGAATGAAGCCGTagtgaaggagaaaaaggaagtGATCAAAAACAGTGTGGGAATTCAG tcGACTGAAGGAGCAGCAGGTGCAGCAGCAACACCTGAGGTTTCTGGCCTTAAAaatgtgacag ATGTCACAAAGCAGCACATTAAGGAATGTGTCTTGAAAGAGTCTGAAGGAGAATTAAAATTAACTCcagaagaacagaaagaaagtgaaaaaaaattattggacATGTGTGAAAAAATACGGCTCATCGATACAGATTATCAAATGGACAAGAAAGTGGACAAGGAACTGTACAAGGACGTGCGAAAGACTAAGAGAGGAGCGCATGTCTTTAATAATGACTTACTGAAATTTCATCACAAAGTTCTgcaaaagtttataaaaaaatatcaaatttttaATCTTCAAGGATACAATAAAGAGGAAATAGAAGAATTCAGCAGCCACACACTTTCCCAGGAAACAACAATGGAGATACAGAGAAACATGGTAGTGCACTTTGACCATGAGGATCTGTACATAAACACTAATGGAGTATTGTATGGCACATTTCAGGAAGAGCTATGTGACGCATTATTGAATGTGCTGGGACACATAAACCCTGAGGACGTGACAGAAGCAGATAAAGAACGGCTAAATGATGTGATAAATTACATGAACAGATTAGAAATTTATGTTGACCAAATTGCAAAAGAAAAGTGGATTGGGACTCAAATGAATCACAGGTAA